A window from Streptomyces subrutilus encodes these proteins:
- a CDS encoding Bax inhibitor-1/YccA family protein: MRSSNPVFSRRGFSRDNGGHAGFDAQQQHQQAGAATNPYATNPYATDPATGMPQAPARADAMTIDDVVSRTAMTLGTVIVTATLAWVLLPVDPANLGKSYGIGIGAALVAFVLAMVQSFKRTAVPALIIGYAAFEGVFLGVISAAVSTYLSPGVVIQAVMGTMCVFAAVLFAYKMRWIRVNRRFTGFVMAAAMGFMLLMVANLLFSVFGGGDGLGFRSGGLGILFGVIGVILGACFLALDFKQVEDGVTYGAPREEAWLAAFGLTMTLVWIYLEMLRLFSILSGDD; this comes from the coding sequence ATGAGGAGCAGTAACCCGGTCTTCTCGCGACGGGGGTTCAGCCGCGACAACGGTGGCCACGCGGGCTTCGACGCCCAGCAGCAGCACCAGCAGGCCGGGGCCGCGACCAACCCGTACGCGACGAACCCGTACGCGACCGACCCGGCCACGGGCATGCCGCAGGCTCCCGCGCGCGCCGACGCGATGACCATCGACGACGTCGTGAGCCGTACGGCCATGACGCTCGGCACGGTCATCGTGACCGCGACGCTCGCCTGGGTCCTGCTGCCCGTCGACCCGGCCAACCTCGGCAAGTCCTACGGCATCGGGATCGGCGCGGCCCTGGTCGCCTTCGTCCTGGCCATGGTCCAGTCGTTCAAGCGCACGGCCGTCCCGGCGCTGATCATCGGCTACGCGGCCTTCGAGGGCGTCTTCCTCGGCGTCATCAGCGCCGCGGTCAGCACCTACCTCAGCCCCGGCGTGGTCATCCAGGCCGTGATGGGCACGATGTGCGTCTTCGCCGCGGTGCTCTTCGCGTACAAGATGCGCTGGATCCGGGTCAACCGCCGCTTCACCGGCTTCGTGATGGCCGCGGCCATGGGCTTCATGCTGCTCATGGTGGCCAACCTGCTGTTCTCGGTCTTCGGCGGCGGTGACGGCCTCGGCTTCCGCAGCGGCGGCCTCGGCATCCTGTTCGGCGTCATCGGCGTCATCCTGGGCGCCTGCTTCCTCGCCCTGGACTTCAAGCAGGTCGAGGACGGCGTGACGTACGGCGCCCCGCGCGAGGAGGCGTGGCTGGCGGCCTTCGGCCTCACCATGACCCTGGTGTGGATCTACCTGGAGATGCTCCGCCTCTTCTCGATCCTCTCGGGCGACGACTAG
- a CDS encoding DUF4287 domain-containing protein, which yields MSVEFSEQTHRNMIDRIPQTTGREVSDWLRTVDEGPSLVRFEEKVSWLLGAHELSYGQAKAIIHEYDLRRAARRFG from the coding sequence ATGTCCGTAGAGTTCTCCGAGCAGACCCACCGCAACATGATCGACAGAATCCCCCAGACCACCGGTCGTGAGGTCTCCGACTGGCTCCGCACCGTCGACGAAGGCCCCTCCCTCGTCCGGTTCGAGGAGAAGGTCAGCTGGCTCCTCGGCGCGCACGAGCTGTCGTACGGCCAGGCCAAGGCGATCATCCACGAGTACGACCTGCGCAGGGCCGCACGCCGCTTCGGCTGA